A single Drosophila miranda strain MSH22 chromosome XR, D.miranda_PacBio2.1, whole genome shotgun sequence DNA region contains:
- the LOC117186492 gene encoding salivary glue protein Sgs-3-like has translation MACVMALTVFSILKRGDMRRLSNLLRNHDGRPHNACHCLDYVPQKDHASPCPSSRSFTDREGSGARQIVDETDTAGITYPFYCALEPFLPGCPLAPTTAKTTPEPTTPTTTTVETTTVKTTPEPTTPKTTTVKTTTVKTTPEPTTPKTTTVKTTTVKTTPKPTTPKTTTVKTTTVKTTPEPTTPKTTTVKTTTVKTTPKPTTLKTTTVKTTTVKTTAEPTTPKTTTVKTTTVKTTPKPTTPKTTTVKTSTVKTTPKPTTPKTTTVKTTTVKTTPKPTTPKTTTVKTTTVKTTPMPTTPKTTTVKTTTVKTTPMPTTPKTTTVKTTTVETTPKPTTPKTTTVKTTTIRQRYDQPRDHQLLLLLGANMTSISTITFIIMILMILAGRSFRCQRFLLCQNFLLSQRFLFHHLRCLCLYHFLFRFYCRYCQR, from the exons ATGGCCTGTGTGATGGCTCTAACTGTGTTTTCCATCCTTAAAAGGGGTGACATGCGTCGTTTGTCCAATTTGTTGCGCAATCATGATGGCAGGCCGCACAACGCCTGCCACTGCCTGGACTACGTGCCCCAAAAAGACCATGCAAGTCCATGTCCAAGTTCCAGGTCTTTTACTG ATCGGGAAGGAAGTGGCGCTAGGCAAATCGTTGACGAGACGGACACGGCTGGCATAACATATCCATTCTATTGTGCCCTCGAACCTTTCCTGCCGGGATGCCCACTGGCTCCTACAACAGCAAAGACAACTCCTGAACCGACAACaccgacaacaacaaccgtGGAGACTACAACAGTAAAGACGACTCCTGAACCGACAACTCCGAAAACAACCACCGTTAAGACTACAACGGTAAAGACAACACCTGAGCCGACAACTCCGAAAACAACTACAGTGAAGACTACAACAGTAAAGACGACTCCTAAACCGACAACTCCGAAAACAACCACCGTTAAGACTACAACAGTAAAGACGACTCCAGAGCCGACAACTCCGAAAACAACTACAGTGAAGACTACAACAGTAAAGACGACTCCTAAACCGACAACTCTGAAAACGACAACCGTTAAGACTACAACGGTAAAGACGACTGCAGAGCCGACAACTCCGAAAACAACTACAGTGAAGACTACAACAGTAAAGACAACTCCCAAGCCGACAACTCCGAAAACAACTACAGTGAAGACTTCAACAGTAAAGACAACTCCTAAGCCGACAACTCCGAAAACAACTACTGTGAAGACTACAACAGTAAAGACAACTCCTAAGCCGACAACTCCAAAAACAACTACAGTGAAGACTACAACAGTAAAGACAACTCCCATGCCGACAACtccgaaaacaacaacagTGAAGACTACAACAGTAAAGACAACTCCCATGCCGACAACtccgaaaacaacaacagTGAAGACTACAACAGTAGAGACAACTCCCAAGCCGACAACTCCAAAAACAACTACAGTGAAGACTACAACA ATCCGACAACGTTACGACCAACCACGAGACCATCAACTTCTACTACTCCTAGGGGCCAACATGACATCCATAAGCACCATCACGTTCATTATCATGATTCTTATGATCCTGGCTGGCCGCTCCTTCCGCTGCCAGCGCTTCCTCCTCTGCCAGAACTTCCTCCTCTCCCAGCGCTTCCTGTTCCACCATTTGCGttgcctctgcctctaccATTTCCTCTTCCGCTTCTATTGCCGCTATTGCCAAAGGTAA